The window AGGAGTTTTAATCACTAATGTTTGGATGATCATGAAAATGTTACCTACAACCCAGTACAATGAAAGTGCTGCTGGGAAACTAATGGCAAATACAATGATCATAATCGGCATAACCCATAGCATGATAGCCATTTGAGGGTTGTCCGAAGGATTTCCAGCCATCATCAGTTTTTGCTGAATGAAAGTAGCTACCCCCGCAATGATCGGTAATAGGAACAATGGATCTGGACTGCCTAAGTCAAACCATAAAAATGTATGCTTTTTAATTTCTGCTGTTCTCATAATCGCATGATAAAAACCAATTAGGATTGGCATCTGAATTAAAATCGGGAAACATCCAGCTAATGGATTGACGCCATTTTTTTGGAAAAGGGCCATTGTTTCCTGTTGAAGCTGCTGCTGAGTTTTTTGGTCTTTAGAGCTATATTTTTCACGAAGCTTTTTCAATTCAGGCTGCAATGCTTGCATTGCTTTTGTACTTCTTAACTGCTTAATCATTAATGGTAAAATGAGCAAGCGGATTAACAGTGTCACAATAATGATCGCAACCCCGTAGTTTTCACCAGTCAAATTTGCCATGTACGTGATTAATTGAGATAGCGGGTAAACAATATAAGAATTCCAGAATCCCTTACTATCTGATGTGATTGGTTCATTGATTTGTGTACATCCTGCCAATAGAACCAACACGCCAATCAAGCTAAATATTAGTAATAATCGCCTTTTCAACAAGATTCCTCCCATTACTTCAAACTTTATTTAAGTTGGAATTGATTACGAAAGTGACTCACCTAATCAGTATGGTAACATTTTTTCATTACAAAGTGGTGGTTTCATTTTAATTCACTAGATGAAGGAAGCGCTTTTAAAAATTGATTCAACGAAAGTTTCTATTACGAAGACTTTTTCGGTTGTTGTTGATAAACAGCGGATTTTCTAAATAAATGTTGGAGAGACTTCTTTGTTTCTTCAAAGGTCAATTCACTTGCTGGTTTTCTTGCAATGACAATGTAGTCTTTTTCTTGCTTTAACTTATGACCTTCCTCTAAAAACACCTGGCGGATCAGTCGTTTAATTCGATTTCTCATCACTGCATTACCAATCTTCTTACTGACAGACAATCCCAAACGCAGTTCATCTTGATTTGGTTGATCCAGCTGGTAAATAACGAATTGACGATTCGCCATTGATTGACCTTTTCTGAACACTTTTTGAAACTCTTCATTTTTTTTTAGCCTGTTTCGCTTCTTCATGTTTTCTTCCACTCCGATAAAAACTGACAGTTCATTTACGATTTTATGTAAAAAAGACCACTGACATTATTCAGTGGCCTAAGCTGATA is drawn from Bacillus pumilus and contains these coding sequences:
- the spoIIIJ gene encoding YidC family membrane integrase SpoIIIJ, which encodes MLLKRRLLLIFSLIGVLVLLAGCTQINEPITSDSKGFWNSYIVYPLSQLITYMANLTGENYGVAIIIVTLLIRLLILPLMIKQLRSTKAMQALQPELKKLREKYSSKDQKTQQQLQQETMALFQKNGVNPLAGCFPILIQMPILIGFYHAIMRTAEIKKHTFLWFDLGSPDPLFLLPIIAGVATFIQQKLMMAGNPSDNPQMAIMLWVMPIMIIVFAISFPAALSLYWVVGNIFMIIQTLVIKTPQVKLDTKEKAGGNKK
- the rnpA gene encoding ribonuclease P protein component; this encodes MKKRNRLKKNEEFQKVFRKGQSMANRQFVIYQLDQPNQDELRLGLSVSKKIGNAVMRNRIKRLIRQVFLEEGHKLKQEKDYIVIARKPASELTFEETKKSLQHLFRKSAVYQQQPKKSS